DNA sequence from the Streptomyces tsukubensis genome:
GCGCGCCATCGCCTGCGGGGACGCGTCCGTGGTCCTGGCGGGCGGGGTCGAGTCCATGACCCGGGCGCCGTGGGTGCTGCCCAAGAGCGACCGGCCGTTCCCGGCGGGCCACACCGAGCTGCACTCGACCACCCTCGGCTGGCGCATGGTCAATCCGGGCCTCGACCCGCGGTGGACGGTACCCCTCGGGGAGTCCGCCGAGCTGATTGCCGAGCGGTACGGCATCGGCCGCGCCGAACAGGACGCGTTCGCCCTCGACAGCCACCGCAAGGCCGCGCGGGCCCGGGCGGCCGGACTGTTCGACGCCGAAATCGTCCCGGTGCCGGTGCCGGGCCGCCGGGGCGAGGGGCGCACCGTGACCGAGGACGAGTCCGTACGGCCGGACGCCTCCGCCGAGGCCCTGGCCGCGCTCCGGCCGGTGTTCCGGACCGGCGGCGACGGCACGGTCACCGCGGGGAACGCCTCACCGCTCAACGACGGGGCGGCGGCGCTGCTCCTCACCGACGAGGAGGGTCTGCGGAGCACCGGCCGCGAACCGCTCGCCCGGATCGCCGCCCGCGGTGTCTCCGGGATCGACCCCGACTACTTCGGGCTCGGCCCGGTCGAGGCCGTCGACCGGGCCCTCGGCCGGGCGGGCCGGACCTTCCCCGATGTGGACGTACTGGAGCTGAACGAGGCGTTCGCGGCGCAGGTCCTCGGCTGTCTGGCGGCCTGGCCGGAGGCCGATCCGGCGGTGCTCAACCCCCAGGGGGGCGCCGTCGCGCTGGGCCATCCGCTCGGCGCGTCCGGGGCCCGGCTCGCCGGGACCGTCGCCCATCAGCTCGCCCGCAGGGGCTCCGGCGTCGGGGTCGCGACCCTGTGCGTCGGCGTCGGCCAGGGGCTGGCACTCGTCCTGGAGCGCTGAACCGGGGTCCCGGACCGGTGCCGGGCCGTGGCCCCCGTGTGTACGAGAGAACCTCGTCCACAGCCCCGCGGCCGGGCCGGGGGAAGCCGCCGGGCCCACCCCCGTACCGCCGCACCCCCCGTCCCGACCACCCCGCAGGAGCACCGTGCTGCACCACCACCTCAGCGGTCCCGCCGATGCGCCGCCGCTGGTCCTCGGCCCGTCCCTCGGCACCTCCACCGCGGTCTGGGCCGCCGCACTGCCCGAACTGAGCCGCCGGTTCCGGGTGCTCCGGTACGACCTGCCCGGCCACGGCGGCTCCCCGGCGGGGCTGCTGCCCTCCCCCGAACCCGGCCGGACCACGGTCGCCGACCTCACCGACCTGGTACTCGACCTCGCCGACCACCACGGCTGGGACCGGTTCCACTACGCGGGGATCTCTCTCGGCGGGGCCGTCGGCGCCCGGCTCGCGGCCCACCGGCCGGAGCGGATCGCCTCCCTGGCCCTGGTCTGCTCGTCCGCGCACTTCGGACCCCCGGAGCCGTGGCACGAACGCGCCGCACTGGTCCGTACCGAAGGCACCGCTCCCCTGCTGACGACCGCCCCCGGCCGCTGGTTCGCCTCCCCCGACACCACCGTCACCGCCGGCACCCCCTTCGCCCGGCGGCTGCTGGCCGATCTCGCCGCGGCCGATCCGACCGGATACGCGGCCTGCTGCGACGCCCTCGCCGGTTACGACCTCCGGTCCGAGCTGCACCGGATCACCGCCCCCGCGCTCGTCGTCGGCGGCTCCCGGGACACCGCCACCCCGCCCGCACACGCCCGGGAACTCGCCGCGGGCATCGCGAGCAGCCGACTCCTGCTCCTCGACTGCGGCCATCTCGCGGCCGAACGCCCCCGGGAGCTGGCGGCCGCCCTCCTCCCCCACGCGTCCGTCGAGCCCGCGGCCCGGGACCGGAAGCGGAACCCGGGTTCCGCCGGTGGGGCGGGCCGTTCTACCCTGCGCTGACGGACGACCGGCACACCCGTTCGGAGGTTGCTGTGCCCGCAGGTGACACCACGCTCCGCCCCGAGATCGCCCACTCCTGGTGGCGCTCCGAGCGGAGCGGACTGACGCCCGCAGCGCCCCAGCCCCGGGTGGAGCCCGACGCCGTGGACCGGCGCGGCAGACTGCGCACGGCCGCCGGACCGGTCCTGGCCGAGCTGGCCCGGCAGCTCGGCGAGACGGACTTCTGCGTCGTGCTCGCCGACCGGGCGGCACGCATCACGGAACTGTCCGGCGGCGGCCGCGCCCTCCGCGACCGCCTGGAGTCCCTGGGCGTGGTGTCGGGCGGGGTGTTCCTGGAGGAGACGACCGGCACCAACTCGCTGGCGACCGCGTACGAGCTGCGCCGGGGCGTCGCCGTCCACGGCGAGGAACACTATCTGGAGCCGTTCAAACGGTTCAGCTGCTACGGCCATCCGATCACCCACCCGGTGACCCGCCGCCTCGTCGGCGTCCTGGACATCACCTGCCCCAGCGCGGCCGGCTCCCCGCTGCTGGCCCCGCTCGTCGCCCGCGCCGCCCGGGACGTCGAAGAGGGGCTGCTGCGCACCGAGCGCGCCGCCGAACGCCGCATGCTGGCCGCCTTCCGGGCGGCGACCGCCGGACGGCAGCGGCCGGTCCTGGTGCTGGGCGACGGGGTGGTGCTGGCCGGCCCGGCGGCCGTGGCGCTCCTCGACCCCGTCGACCATCTGACGCTGCGCGAACTGGCCGCCGGTTCCGGGGGCGGCGAGGGCACGCTGTCCGCCGTCACGCTCGCATCGGGCCGTACGGTCTCCGTGCGGTGGCGTCCCGTCGAAGGCTCGGACGGTGTCCTCTTCGAGCTCGCGGAGCTTCCGGAGACCGGTGCTCCGGCCCGGCGGCCCGGCGCCCCGGTGCCGGGCAGCGCCGTGTACATCGGCGGCGCGCCGGGAACGGGGCGGACCACGGCGGCCCGGGCCCTGGCGGACGCGGCAGGCGTTGCCGTACGGACCCTGGACGCGTCGGAAGCGCTGGTACGGGGCGACGCCGACTGGCTGGCCCGGCTGGAGCGGGCGGCCGCCGACCGCCCCGGGCTGCTGCTCGTCGAGGACGCCCATCTGCTCTCCGAGACCTGCGCGGTACGGCTGCACCGGATCATGGCACGGCGCTCGGGACCGTGGACGGTCCTGACCGGCGCCCCGCTCGCCGGGCTCACCGGCGCGCACGCGGTCCTGGCCGCCGACTGCCCCGTCCAAGTCGAGCTGCCCGCGCTGCGGGAGCGCACCGCGGAGCTGCCGGGGCTGGTCAGGACCATGATCGACGGTCTGGGCCTGGGCGGCCGGCTGCACTTCACGCCCGCCGCGCTGGCCGCCCTGGGCGCCCAGCCGTTCCCCGGTGAGCTGCGGGAACTCCACGCGGTCGTCCGGGACGTCGCGGCCCGGCGGTCCGCGGGCGGGGTCACGGTCCAGGATCTGCCCGAGCGGTACCGGTTCGGTCCTGGCAGCCCCGCGATGACCCCGCTGGAGCGGGCCGAGCACGAGACGATCACCGCCGCCCTGCTGGACTGCGGCGGCAACAAGCTGCGGGCCGCGCGGCAGCTGGGCATCAGCCGGACCACCCTCTACAGCCGGATGCGCGCGCTCCGGATCACCGGCTGAACGCTCGGCAGGGGCGGACCGGAAGCGTCCGGACCCACCGGGCCGGGCACCCAGGGGGCCCGAGACAGCCGGGCAGGAAGTGTCCAGAAATCGAACAGTCCCCGCCCCCGCGGCGGCCCTACGGTGCCGGAACACCCCCTGGCAAAGGAGCCGGGCCGTCGACGCGCACCCCCGTGCCCCCGTCCGGCTCCGCCGGGTCCCACGACCGAGGAGTCCCGCGATGAACCTGCGTTACGGCACCTTCTACATCGGCGGCGCATGGGTCGACCCCGCCACGGACCGCACGATCACCCCCGTCGACGCGAGCACGGAGCAGCCGCTCGGCGAGGTACCGGAGGGCACCGAAGCGGATATCGACCGTGCGGTCGCCGCGGCCCGTACCGCCTTCGACGCCCCGGCGGGCTGGGCGTCCTGGGAGCCCGCCCGGCGGGCCGAGGCGATGGACCGGCTCGCGGACGCGATCGACCGGCGGGCCGACGAGTTCGTGACCCGGGTCAGCGCCCAGAACGGTATGCCGGTGTCCGTCGCCCGCCAGTTGGAGACCGGCTATCCGAGCGCGATCCTGCGCTACTACGCGGGGCTGGCCCGCGGTCTGTCGACGGCGGAGATCAGGCCCGGCCTGTTCGGCGGCGATATCGAGGTCCGGCGGGAACCGGTGGGGGTCGTTGCGGCGATCGTGCCCTGGAACTTCCCCCAGGCCCTGGCCATGTTCAAGATCGCCCCCGCGCTGGCGACCGGCTGCACGCTGGTCGTGAAGCCGTCCCCGGAGACCGTACTCGACGCCTATCTGCTGGCGGAGGCCGTCGAGGAGGCGGGCCTGCCCGCGGGAGTGGTCAACATCGTGCCGGGCGGCCGGGACGCCGGGGCTCATCTGGTGGCCCATCCCGCGGTCGACAAGGTGGCCTTCACCGGCTCCACCGCCGCGGGCCGCGCCATCGCGGAGACCTGCGGCAGGCTGCTGCGCCCGGTCACCCTGGAACTCGGCGGCAAATCGGCGGCGATCGTCCTCGACGACGCCGATCTGGACCTGGCGGAGATCGGCGAGGGGCTGTTCGGCGCCACGCTCCTCAACAACGGGCAGACCTGTTTCCTCGGCACCCGGATCCTGGCCCCGCGCAGCCGCTACGCCGAGGTGGTCGACGCGTTCACCGCGTTCGCCGGATCGCTCACCGTGGGCGCGGCGAGCGACCCGGCGACGCAGATCGGTCCGATGGCCACCGCGCGGCAGCGCGAGCGGGTGGAGTCGTACATCGCGAAGGGGATCGGTGAGGGCGCCCGGCTGACGACGGGCGGTGGCCGGCCGGAGGGTCTGGAGCGGGGCTGGTTCGTCCGGCCGACCGTCTTCGCCGACGTCGACAACTCCTCCGCCATCGCCCAGGAGGAGATCTTCGGGCCGGTGCTCTCGATCATCGCGTACGAGGACGACGACGACGCCGTCCGGATCGCCGACGACTCCGACTTCGGGCTCGGCGGCACCGTGTGGACCGCCGATCCGGAGCGCGGTGCGGCCGTCGCCCGCCGGGTCCGTACCGGAACCATCGGCGTCAACCGCTATATACCGGACCCCGCGGCCCCGTTCGGCGGTGTCAAGGCCAGCGGCCTCGGACGCGAGCTGGGCCCCGAGGGCCTGACGGCGTACCAGCGGTTCCAGACGATCTACCGCTAGGTCCTGTCCGGGCGAGCGGCGGCGCCCCCGTCGTACCAGGAGCCCGCGAGGACCTCGGTGGTGAAACCGGGGCCGAAGGCGAGGATCAGGCCCCGGGAGCCGTGCTCAGGGGAGCCGTTGTCGTGGTGGCGCCGGAGGACGTCGAAGACGGAGACGCTGGAGGTGTTCCCCACCCGGGCCATGCTCTCCCGGCTGTGCCGCAGGGTGCCGGGGGGCAGTTCCAGCCCCGCTTCGACGCCGTCCATGATGACCGGCCCGCCCGTATGGGAGACGCAGAAGCCCAGGTCGGACGGGGTCCAGCCGAGTTCGGCGAGGAAGGCCGCGATCTCGGGCACCACCCGGGGGACCGTGGAGCGGACCCTCGGGTCGGTGCGGAAGTGGAAGCCGTGCTCCGAGGTGCTGCCCGCGATCACCGACTGGGTGGCGGGGAGCAGATGCTGCCGTACGGCGCGGATCCGGAAGCCCGTGGTCCCCGGGGACGCGCGGCGCAGTACGGCGGCGGCCGCGCCGTCGCCGAAGACGCCGTTGGAGATGAAGTCGCTGAGGGAGTGCTGTTCGGGCTGGAAGGAGAGGGAGCTGATCTCCGCGGCGACGACGAGGACCGTCGCTTCGGGGTACCCCTGGAGGAAGTGGAAGGCCTCCGCGAGCGCGGAGGCCCCGGCGGCGCAGCCCAACTGCTGGATGGGGGTGCGCCGTACCGTCGGCCGGCAGCCGATCTCCTGGGCGATCCAGGCGTCGGGGCCCGGCAGGGCGTAGCCGGTGCAGGAGACGAAGACGAAGGCGTCGACATCGGCGGCGTCGGCACCGGCGTACTCCAGTGCCTGCTGCGCGGCCGCGGCACCGAGCCGGACGGCCTCCGTGCGGTAGTGGGCGTTGCGCCGGCCGAAGGAGCGGGGTGCCAGCATGGCGGGGAGTCCGGCGACCAGGCTGCGGGTCCGCACGGTGGTGCTGCGCATCAGGTCGAGTCCGCGCTCGACGTGGGGTATCCGGGCGAAGTGGTCGCCGAGGGCGCTGATGATCTCCTCCTGGGTCACCACGTGCTCGGGGAGGACGACCGCGGGGCGGTGGACGGCGACGTGGGTCCGGGGTTGGCGCGCAGGTGTGATCGTCACGGCTGCTTCCTTCGGGTGGGGGGAGTGCGCGGGACACATGAGGTGTGTGTGGGGGGTCCGTGCGTGAGGAAGCATGCGGCGCCGGATATCGCACGGCAAGATCGTCTTTCGGACAGCGCGGCCGGTCCGCCGGAGTACGCGGCCGGGGGCGGGTGCGGGTGCTCCGCGGTGGGGCCGGGCCGGGTGCGGGCGGCCGGTGGTGGGGCCGGGCCGGGTGGCCCGGGAGGGCCGCTCGGGCGGAGCAGGTTCCGGGCGGAGCGCAACGAGCCTCCCCCGCAGAGAACTTCATATCCTTGTCATCAGCTGGGATGATCTTCACGGCCGGGTGGAACGCGGTCGGCACCAGAGACGGACCGCCCGGGACCGGCGTGGTCCACGGAGCCCCGGAGGACGTGTGCAGGACACCACCCCGGGCGGCCCGGACGCCGCCCCCGCAGTGTTGAGCCCCCTGGCCGCCGGGCCGCTGCCGCCCCCTCCGGGGTTCGCGGACGGGCCGGTGTATCTCGACTTCAACGCCACCACCCCGGTGGACCCCCGGGTCGCGGAGGCGATGCTGCCGTATCTCACCGGCCACTTCGGGAATCCGTCCAGCGGTCATCCGTATGCGGAGGCGCCCCGGCGGGCACTGGCCGGGGCCCGGGCGCTGGTCGCCGGACTGATCGGCGCCCGCCCCGGCGAGGTGGTGTTCACCGGGTCCGGTTCGGAGGCCGATCTGCTGGCCCTGCGCGGTGCGGTCCTGGCCTCCGGCCGGCCGCGTCCGCATATCGTCACGCAGGCCACGGAGCATCCCGCGGTGCTGGAGACCTGCCGGGCGCTGGAGCGGCTGCACGGCGCGCGGGTGACGGTGCTGCCGGTCGACGGCCGGGGTCTCGTCGATCCGGCCGTGCTGGCCGCCGCGCTCACCGACGACACGGCCCTGGTGTCCGTGATGGCGGCCAACAACGAGACCGGCGCGCTCCAGCCGGTCGCCGCGCTCGCCGCGGCGGCGCATGCGCGCGGGGCGCTGTTCCACTGCGACGCGGCCCAGGCGGTGGGGAAGGTCCCGGTCGACGTCGGTGCGCTGGGGGTGGATCTGCTGACCGTGGTGGGGCACAAGATGTACGCGCCGAAGGGGTCGGCCGCCCTGTACGTCCGCGACGGGGTGGCGCTGGAGCCCGTTGTGTACGGGGGTGCCCAGGAACGCGGACTGCGCGCCGGTACGGAGAACGTGGCCCTGGCCGTCGCCCTCGGCGCCGCCGCGGAGATCGCGGCCGGGGAGCTGGCCGGGGGCGGCCCGGACCGGACCACGGCCCTGCGCGACCGGCTGCACGACCGGCTGGCGGCGGAGCTGTCGGGCCGGGTCCGGCTCAACGGACCGGAGCGGGAACGGCTGCCGAACACGCTGAACATCAGTGTCGAGGGGGCGCTCGGCCATGAACTCCTCGCCGCGGCGGGCGGGATCGCCGCATCGACCGGCTCGGCCTGCCACAGCGGCACCCGTTCCCCCTCCCCCACGCTGACCGCCATGGGGTTCGCGCCCGCCCGGGCCCTGGGGGCGCTGCGGCTGTCCCTGGGCCGCTGGACCACGGCGGAGGACGTCGAGACGGCCGCGGCGGCCCTGACGGCTGCCGCCCGGCGGACGGGGCAGGACGGGCTGCAGGACTGAACGGAATTGCCGGGCCGGGCGTTTCCGCGCCCGGCCCGGCAGCTGCGGCAGCCGCCCGATGCTGCTACAGCCCCGCGGGAGTGTCGCAGCCCGCGTCGCGGTGGCTCTGGCGTGCCACCGCGAGCGCCAGGTCCCGTACCGTGTCCCGGGCCGCCGCCGTATCGTCGGTCCGCCCGCCCTCCGGCAGCCGTACGGTCACGCTCAGACTGCGGGCCCCCTCGGGCGACTGGCCCGCGGGGGCGCACGGCACCAGGACCGCCGCGGCGCGCGCGGACGCCCGGCCGCTGTCGCCCGGTCCGAAGGGGCGGGTCTCGCCGTCCGGGTAGTCCCGTCCCCGTACGGAGTCGAACCAGCCGGCCACGGGTTCGGTGGCCAGCATCTCGGTGTCCGCGACGAAGAGGACCTTCTTGTCGTCGCCGCGGATCCGGCAGGCGGTGGCGTACCCGTCCGCCTTCTGCACCCGGCGTTCGGCGGTCTCGGCGTCGACCGTGTACGAACCGGCGGTGGGCAGCACCGTGTTCAGTGCCTTCGCGGCCGCCTCGGCGGGCCCGAGCTGCGAGCAGAGCCGGCCCGCCGTGATCTCGGCGTCGTCGTCGCCGGGCCCGGGTGCGACGAGGGCGAAGTACACGGTGCCCGCCGCGACCAGGGAGGCCGCGGTCACTCCGGTGATGAAAAGGTTCTTCCTGCGCATGCCCGTCACTTCTCCGAGTCCAGGGTCCGGGGGATGGCCTCACCGTCGATGTGGTTCTTCACGTTCGTCGTCGCGTGGTCGAAACCCCGCTCCGCGGCGGAGGCGATGGTCCGCTCCAGGGCGGGGTTCGGCGCCTTCGCGGCCTCGCCCGCGGCGGCGGCCTCGCGCTCCAGCAGCCGGTAGGTGTCGTCGTGGGTGGAGTCCCACTTCGTCCCGTTCCGGTAGAGCACGTCGTCCGTGCTGTCCTTCTTCATGCCGTCGGTGATGGAGCCGATCGCCGCCTCGGCGAAGGTGCCCGCGAGTTCGCCCGCGACGATGGCGCCGGGACCTGCGGTCGGCGCCACCAGCAGACCGATACCGGTACCGGCGAGCGCACCGCCCCAGGTCCCGGCGGCGTCCAGGGCGCCGTTGTACTTGGCGTCGTGCGCGGCGCCCTGCACTTCGGCCTCGTAGGCCCGGCCGCCGCCCAGGATGCCCTGCACCTCGCCCATGGCCTCCGCGGCCCGCATCGACGCCGTGACCCCCTTGTCGTCCTTGATGAAGGCGTCCGGGTTGGCGGCATGGTATTCGAGGAGGTTCGAGGTGTAGTTGTGCTGGCCCAGGGTGACCGCGGCATAGCCCTCGGGGTTGCGGCCCAGGGTGTACAGGAAGCGGGTCGCATCGCCCTGGTCGATGTCGGCGGTCGCGCCGGGCGCGATGAAGACGTCCGCCTCACCCTTCTCAC
Encoded proteins:
- a CDS encoding thiolase family protein, whose protein sequence is MRDVYVVDAVRTPVGKYNGALAAVRPDDLAAHVLRELLARTPALDPARIDDVVLGNANGAGEENRNVARMAVLLAGLPTSVPGVTVNRLCASGLEAVVQGARAIACGDASVVLAGGVESMTRAPWVLPKSDRPFPAGHTELHSTTLGWRMVNPGLDPRWTVPLGESAELIAERYGIGRAEQDAFALDSHRKAARARAAGLFDAEIVPVPVPGRRGEGRTVTEDESVRPDASAEALAALRPVFRTGGDGTVTAGNASPLNDGAAALLLTDEEGLRSTGREPLARIAARGVSGIDPDYFGLGPVEAVDRALGRAGRTFPDVDVLELNEAFAAQVLGCLAAWPEADPAVLNPQGGAVALGHPLGASGARLAGTVAHQLARRGSGVGVATLCVGVGQGLALVLER
- a CDS encoding type III polyketide synthase, giving the protein MTITPARQPRTHVAVHRPAVVLPEHVVTQEEIISALGDHFARIPHVERGLDLMRSTTVRTRSLVAGLPAMLAPRSFGRRNAHYRTEAVRLGAAAAQQALEYAGADAADVDAFVFVSCTGYALPGPDAWIAQEIGCRPTVRRTPIQQLGCAAGASALAEAFHFLQGYPEATVLVVAAEISSLSFQPEQHSLSDFISNGVFGDGAAAAVLRRASPGTTGFRIRAVRQHLLPATQSVIAGSTSEHGFHFRTDPRVRSTVPRVVPEIAAFLAELGWTPSDLGFCVSHTGGPVIMDGVEAGLELPPGTLRHSRESMARVGNTSSVSVFDVLRRHHDNGSPEHGSRGLILAFGPGFTTEVLAGSWYDGGAAARPDRT
- a CDS encoding cysteine desulfurase family protein, producing the protein MQDTTPGGPDAAPAVLSPLAAGPLPPPPGFADGPVYLDFNATTPVDPRVAEAMLPYLTGHFGNPSSGHPYAEAPRRALAGARALVAGLIGARPGEVVFTGSGSEADLLALRGAVLASGRPRPHIVTQATEHPAVLETCRALERLHGARVTVLPVDGRGLVDPAVLAAALTDDTALVSVMAANNETGALQPVAALAAAAHARGALFHCDAAQAVGKVPVDVGALGVDLLTVVGHKMYAPKGSAALYVRDGVALEPVVYGGAQERGLRAGTENVALAVALGAAAEIAAGELAGGGPDRTTALRDRLHDRLAAELSGRVRLNGPERERLPNTLNISVEGALGHELLAAAGGIAASTGSACHSGTRSPSPTLTAMGFAPARALGALRLSLGRWTTAEDVETAAAALTAAARRTGQDGLQD
- a CDS encoding alpha/beta fold hydrolase; its protein translation is MLHHHLSGPADAPPLVLGPSLGTSTAVWAAALPELSRRFRVLRYDLPGHGGSPAGLLPSPEPGRTTVADLTDLVLDLADHHGWDRFHYAGISLGGAVGARLAAHRPERIASLALVCSSAHFGPPEPWHERAALVRTEGTAPLLTTAPGRWFASPDTTVTAGTPFARRLLADLAAADPTGYAACCDALAGYDLRSELHRITAPALVVGGSRDTATPPAHARELAAGIASSRLLLLDCGHLAAERPRELAAALLPHASVEPAARDRKRNPGSAGGAGRSTLR
- a CDS encoding sigma-54-dependent Fis family transcriptional regulator, encoding MPAGDTTLRPEIAHSWWRSERSGLTPAAPQPRVEPDAVDRRGRLRTAAGPVLAELARQLGETDFCVVLADRAARITELSGGGRALRDRLESLGVVSGGVFLEETTGTNSLATAYELRRGVAVHGEEHYLEPFKRFSCYGHPITHPVTRRLVGVLDITCPSAAGSPLLAPLVARAARDVEEGLLRTERAAERRMLAAFRAATAGRQRPVLVLGDGVVLAGPAAVALLDPVDHLTLRELAAGSGGGEGTLSAVTLASGRTVSVRWRPVEGSDGVLFELAELPETGAPARRPGAPVPGSAVYIGGAPGTGRTTAARALADAAGVAVRTLDASEALVRGDADWLARLERAAADRPGLLLVEDAHLLSETCAVRLHRIMARRSGPWTVLTGAPLAGLTGAHAVLAADCPVQVELPALRERTAELPGLVRTMIDGLGLGGRLHFTPAALAALGAQPFPGELRELHAVVRDVAARRSAGGVTVQDLPERYRFGPGSPAMTPLERAEHETITAALLDCGGNKLRAARQLGISRTTLYSRMRALRITG
- a CDS encoding aldehyde dehydrogenase, producing the protein MNLRYGTFYIGGAWVDPATDRTITPVDASTEQPLGEVPEGTEADIDRAVAAARTAFDAPAGWASWEPARRAEAMDRLADAIDRRADEFVTRVSAQNGMPVSVARQLETGYPSAILRYYAGLARGLSTAEIRPGLFGGDIEVRREPVGVVAAIVPWNFPQALAMFKIAPALATGCTLVVKPSPETVLDAYLLAEAVEEAGLPAGVVNIVPGGRDAGAHLVAHPAVDKVAFTGSTAAGRAIAETCGRLLRPVTLELGGKSAAIVLDDADLDLAEIGEGLFGATLLNNGQTCFLGTRILAPRSRYAEVVDAFTAFAGSLTVGAASDPATQIGPMATARQRERVESYIAKGIGEGARLTTGGGRPEGLERGWFVRPTVFADVDNSSAIAQEEIFGPVLSIIAYEDDDDAVRIADDSDFGLGGTVWTADPERGAAVARRVRTGTIGVNRYIPDPAAPFGGVKASGLGRELGPEGLTAYQRFQTIYR